In the Micromonospora narathiwatensis genome, one interval contains:
- a CDS encoding DUF3817 domain-containing protein, which yields MREKMVRLFVAAAIAEAGSWAALLASMAVKYGPPRDEIGVHVFGPVHGALFVAYGILVLVVARQRRWSLAHTAVALVCAVPPFATVFFERWARRRGLLGEPARAARPLNPVG from the coding sequence ATGCGCGAGAAGATGGTCCGGCTGTTCGTGGCGGCGGCGATCGCCGAGGCCGGCTCCTGGGCGGCCCTGCTGGCCAGCATGGCGGTCAAGTACGGCCCGCCGCGCGACGAGATCGGCGTGCACGTGTTCGGGCCCGTCCACGGCGCGCTCTTCGTAGCGTACGGGATCCTCGTGCTCGTGGTGGCCCGACAGCGGCGCTGGTCCCTGGCGCACACGGCGGTCGCGCTGGTCTGCGCGGTGCCGCCCTTCGCCACGGTGTTCTTCGAGCGCTGGGCCCGCCGGCGCGGCCTGCTCGGCGAGCCGGCGCGGGCCGCGCGTCCGCTCAACCCGGTGGGCTGA
- a CDS encoding baeRF2 domain-containing protein gives MQLSFLRPLYDRPGPWCSVYLDASRDTHDSRPAVDLRWRALKGHLLEQGADPVTVDTVEEVVRRHDPMPGDYGLAVFATRGRVVLTEYLSAPPLRDLATWALVPHTMPLVAQRGEQVAWVRVLADRTGADAVAVSAGGVPRRAHVKGRESYQLRRVKPGGWSQSRYQRAAMEAWHHNAGDAAAATAELADKVGADVVVAAGDIRATGMIAAQLPERWQDVLVRTDAGARTGGADPAAMDDLTVQTIAEVADKRIAAALDRFGMQEDVGAGLDAVVAALQRNQVDTMLIVDDPSADGELWIGPEPTEIATDPRQLEAMSVADPQRVRADAALLRALVGTDAELTVLAPEEAPELTDGVGAVLRYVDASTPGRGNG, from the coding sequence ATGCAGCTGTCCTTCCTGCGTCCGCTCTACGACCGTCCCGGGCCGTGGTGCTCGGTGTACCTGGACGCCTCCCGGGACACCCACGACTCCCGTCCCGCGGTCGACCTGCGCTGGCGGGCCCTGAAGGGGCACCTGCTGGAGCAGGGCGCCGACCCGGTGACCGTCGACACGGTCGAGGAGGTCGTCCGGCGGCACGACCCGATGCCCGGCGACTACGGCCTGGCCGTGTTCGCCACCCGGGGTCGGGTGGTGCTCACCGAGTACCTGTCCGCGCCACCACTGCGGGACCTGGCCACCTGGGCCCTGGTGCCGCACACCATGCCACTGGTCGCCCAGCGGGGCGAGCAGGTCGCCTGGGTCCGGGTGCTGGCCGACCGGACGGGGGCGGACGCCGTCGCCGTCAGCGCCGGCGGGGTGCCCCGGCGGGCGCACGTCAAGGGGCGGGAGAGCTACCAGCTACGCCGGGTGAAGCCGGGCGGCTGGTCGCAGTCGCGCTACCAGCGCGCCGCGATGGAGGCCTGGCACCACAACGCCGGGGACGCCGCCGCGGCCACCGCCGAGCTGGCCGACAAGGTCGGCGCGGACGTGGTGGTGGCGGCCGGGGACATCCGGGCCACCGGCATGATCGCGGCCCAGCTGCCGGAGCGCTGGCAGGACGTCCTCGTCCGCACCGACGCCGGCGCCCGGACCGGCGGCGCCGACCCGGCCGCCATGGACGACCTCACGGTGCAGACCATCGCCGAGGTCGCCGACAAGCGGATAGCCGCCGCGCTGGACCGGTTCGGCATGCAGGAGGACGTCGGGGCGGGCCTCGACGCGGTGGTCGCCGCCCTGCAACGCAACCAGGTGGACACCATGCTGATCGTGGACGACCCCTCCGCGGACGGCGAACTCTGGATCGGCCCCGAGCCGACCGAGATCGCCACCGACCCGCGGCAGCTGGAGGCGATGTCGGTGGCCGACCCGCAACGGGTCCGCGCCGACGCCGCGCTGCTGCGCGCGCTGGTCGGCACCGACGCGGAACTCACCGTGCTCGCGCCCGAGGAGGCACCGGAACTCACCGACGGGGTCGGCGCGGTGCTGCGTTACGTCGACGCGAGCACGCCCGGGCGGGGAAATGGCTGA
- a CDS encoding thiamine pyrophosphate-binding protein: MADRTVADLVVERLRAWHVPRVFGSPGAAIAPVVAALDAAGGDPEFIPARHEESAAFMASGHAKFTAEVGVCLATQGPGAVHLLDGLYDAKLDSKPVVAIVGEDVTGPLGGAYEEIGLSRLFGDVCHQFVRYGRLPGQVPALLDQAFRTATATRSPTCVVLPHALQVATVPDLQPQAAGVMSGVPGGPLARVLPHDADLDAAASLLTTGRRVAILVGQGAHDAAAEIVALADRLGAGVATSLLGKPVLDERLPFHTGVLGEVGTTAAAQLMGGCDTLLLVGTNDPWTDWFPLPGQVRTVQVDIDGRRIGTRYPVDVPLVGDATETLRALLARVPARPNQRWRGVVESAVDRWRQTAAERAAAPAEPINPQRVLQELSARLPHRGAVAVDVGSVIYWYARHLELPPGVRAQLCGTLGSMGCALPYALAAKLARPDEPVLALLGDGAMQFNGLAELITVAHHWRRWRDPRLVVLVLNNRDHSGAGGDGRGPFGALGDRRPDVPYAGWARLLGLHGVRVDRPELVGPAWDEVLAADRPSVLEAVVDPAVPLESPEPALADLRGLVADGDAARRVRDRMLDTRMTVEAEDLR; this comes from the coding sequence ATGGCTGACCGTACGGTCGCGGACCTGGTCGTCGAGCGACTGCGCGCCTGGCACGTACCCCGGGTCTTCGGCTCTCCGGGCGCGGCGATCGCCCCCGTGGTGGCCGCGCTGGACGCCGCCGGTGGGGACCCGGAGTTCATCCCGGCCCGGCACGAGGAGTCCGCGGCCTTCATGGCCTCCGGCCATGCCAAGTTCACCGCCGAGGTCGGCGTCTGCCTGGCCACCCAGGGCCCGGGCGCGGTGCACCTGCTCGACGGCCTCTACGACGCCAAGCTGGACAGCAAACCGGTGGTGGCGATCGTCGGCGAGGACGTCACCGGCCCGCTCGGCGGGGCGTACGAGGAGATCGGGCTGAGCCGGCTCTTCGGCGACGTCTGCCACCAGTTCGTCCGGTACGGGCGGCTGCCCGGACAGGTGCCGGCCCTGCTGGACCAGGCATTCCGTACCGCCACGGCGACCCGGAGCCCGACCTGCGTGGTGCTGCCGCACGCGTTGCAGGTGGCCACCGTGCCGGACCTGCAACCGCAGGCCGCCGGCGTGATGTCGGGCGTTCCCGGGGGGCCGCTGGCCCGGGTGCTGCCGCACGACGCCGACCTGGACGCCGCCGCCTCGCTGCTCACCACCGGCCGGCGGGTGGCGATCCTGGTCGGCCAGGGCGCGCACGACGCGGCCGCTGAGATCGTCGCGCTGGCCGACCGGCTGGGCGCGGGCGTGGCCACCTCGTTGCTCGGCAAGCCCGTGCTCGACGAGCGGCTGCCCTTCCACACCGGCGTGCTCGGCGAGGTCGGCACCACCGCCGCCGCCCAACTGATGGGCGGGTGCGACACCCTGCTGCTGGTGGGCACGAACGACCCGTGGACCGACTGGTTTCCGCTGCCCGGCCAGGTACGGACCGTCCAGGTCGACATCGACGGCCGACGGATCGGCACCCGCTACCCGGTCGACGTCCCGCTGGTCGGCGACGCCACCGAGACGCTGCGGGCGCTGCTGGCCCGGGTGCCGGCCCGACCCAACCAGCGGTGGCGGGGCGTCGTGGAGAGCGCGGTGGACCGGTGGCGGCAGACCGCCGCCGAGCGGGCCGCCGCGCCGGCCGAGCCGATCAACCCGCAGCGCGTGCTCCAGGAGCTGTCCGCCCGGCTGCCGCACCGGGGAGCCGTCGCCGTCGACGTCGGGTCGGTCATCTACTGGTACGCCCGGCACCTGGAACTGCCTCCGGGCGTCCGGGCCCAGCTCTGCGGCACGCTCGGCTCGATGGGCTGCGCCCTGCCGTACGCGTTGGCCGCCAAACTGGCCCGACCCGACGAGCCGGTGCTCGCGCTGCTGGGCGACGGGGCGATGCAGTTCAACGGCCTGGCCGAGCTGATCACCGTGGCGCACCACTGGCGGCGGTGGCGGGACCCACGGCTGGTCGTGCTGGTGCTCAACAACCGGGACCACTCCGGTGCGGGCGGTGACGGGCGGGGTCCCTTCGGTGCCCTCGGCGACCGTCGACCCGACGTGCCGTACGCCGGCTGGGCCCGGCTGCTCGGCCTGCACGGCGTCCGGGTGGACCGCCCCGAGCTGGTCGGTCCCGCCTGGGACGAGGTCCTCGCCGCCGACCGACCCAGCGTGCTGGAGGCCGTGGTCGACCCGGCGGTGCCGTTGGAGTCGCCGGAGCCGGCCTTGGCCGACCTGCGCGGCCTCGTCGCCGACGGGGACGCCGCGCGCCGCGTCCGGGATCGGATGCTGGACACCCGGATGACGGTGGAGGCGGAGGACCTCAGGTAG